From the genome of Pseudomonas hamedanensis:
TCCATACCGCCGGCGATGACCACATCGGCACTCCCCGCGAGCAGCATGTCGTGGGCCATGATGGTGGTTTGCATGCCCGAGCCGCACATCTTGTTGACGGTGGTGCAGCGGGTGGATTTATCCAGCCCGGCGCCCAGCGCGGCCTGACGTGCCGGAGCCTGACCGAGGCCGGCGGGCAATACGCAACCGAACAGCACTTCATCAACCGCATCGCTGGCGACACCGGCGCGTTCAACCGCGGCCTTGATCGCGGCGGCGCCGAGTTGTGGAGCGGTGAGGCTTTTCAGCTCGCCCTGAAAACCACCCATTGGCGTGCGCACGGCACTGACGATAACAATCGGATCGTTGGAAACAGTCATGATGGTTCCTCCTTACTTGGCCGCCATGCGCAAGGCGCCGTCGAGACGGATCACCTCGCCATTAAGCATGCTGTTTTCGATGATGTGCCGCACCAGCGCGGCGTACTCGGCCGGCTTGCCCAGGCGCGGCGGGAACGGCACGCCGGCGGCCAGCGAGTCGCGCACTTCGGGGGTCATGCCGGCCATCATCGGGGTTTCGAAAATGCCCGGTGCAATGGTCATTACGCGAATGCCGAAACGCGCCAGCTCACGGGCGGCCGGCAGGGTCAGGCTGGCAATCGCGCCTTTCGATGCCGAATACGCGGCCTGGCCAATCTGCCCGTCGAACGCGGCGACCGAGGCAGTGTTGATGATCACGCCGCGTTCGCCGTCGGCATTGGCTTCGCTTTCTGCAATGGCCGCAGCCGCCAGGCGCAGCATGTTGAAACTGCCGATCAGGTTGACGTTGATGACCTGGGCGAAACTGGCCAGCGCATGCGGACCATTCTTGCCGAGGATCTTCTCGCCCCGGACAATGCCGGCGCAGTTGACTAGACCGTTGAGGCTGCCAAACGCGGCGACGGTCGCCTGCACGGCAGCCTCGGCCGCGGCTTCGTTGCTGATGTCCGCGACGACGCTTTGCGCACCCAGGCGCTGGGCTTGAGCGGCAAGCGCTTCGGCATTCATGTCCACGAGCATCACCTTGGCACCGGCGTTCACCAGCAGCTCAGCCGTGGCGGCGCCGAGGCCAGAAGCGCCGCCGGTGACGATAAAAACCTTGTTGTCGATCTGCATGTCGGTGTTCCCTTGGATTCAAGCTGAAACGTTGTGCGCCGCGGCCTCTTGAGCCTTGGCGATTTCCTGGTTGCGCAAGATAAAGCGCTGCAATTTGCCACTGGGGGTTTTGGGCAATTCGCTGACAAATTCGATTTCACGCGGGTACGAATGTGCGGCCAGGCGCTTGCGCACGTGCTGGCGCAGTTCTTCGGCCAGCTCCGGCGCTGCGCGATATTGCGCACTCAACACGACAAAGGCTTTGACCAGTTCGGTGCGCTCCGGGTCCGGTTTGCCGACCACCGCCGCTTCGACCACGGCCGGGTGTTCGATCAGCGCGCTTTCGACGTCGAACGGGCCGACGCGATAGCCGGAGGTGGTAATCACATCATCGCTTCGACCGACAAAACTGATGCTGCCGTCCGGGTTCCATTCCACGGTGTCGCCGCTGAGGTAGTAATTGCCGACGAAGGCCTTGGTCGGTGCGCCTTCGTAACCGCCGAACCAGCACATCGGTGATTGCCCACGGTCGATGGCGAGAATGCCCGGCTGTCCGGCCCCGAGTTCGTTGTAGTGCTCGTCCAGCACAACAATGCGATGGCCCGGCGAGGCGAAGCCGGCGGCGCCGATGTGCACCGGGTGATCGAGGCCGTGGTGATTGCACAGCACCATGCCCAGCTCGGTCTGGCCGTAATGATCGTGAATGACCACGTCGAGGTTGTCGGCGAACCAGCGGATGACTTCCGGGTTCAGCGGTTCGCCGGCGCTGCTGACGACGCGCAGTTTGCCTTTGACCGACTTGGCGAACGTATCACCGCCGGCAATCAGCAAACGGTACGCCGTCGGCGATCCGGTGAGGTTGGTGATGCCGTACTTGTTGATCACCCGGCAGGTGCTTTCAAGGGTGAACGGCCCGTCGTAGAACGTGATCGGGTGTCCCATCGCCAGCGGCCCGGTGACGCCGAAATAGATGCCGTAGGCCCAGCCCGGATCGGCCACGTTCCAGAAGGCATCTTCGGGACGCAGGTCCACCGCATCGCGGGTGTAACTCTGGAATGCAACGATAGCTTTAAGCGGCACCGACAGCGCTTTCGACGGCCCGGTGGTACCCGAGGTGAACATCAGCAGGAACGGGTCTTCGCCATTGAGCAGTACCGGTTCGCAGACGTTCGAGTGATTGCCCAGTTCGGCCCAGAAACTGAAATCGCCGCGCACGATGCCCTGGCCTTTGCTGCCGCCGACCGTAACGATGGTCGGGCAGTCGGCAACTTCGGCGAGTTTCGACCGGTTGACCGCGTCAGTGACCACGACTTTCGCCCCGGAGCTGTTCAGGCGATGTTCGAGGGCTTTGGGGCCGAATGCGGTAAACAACGGCTGATACACCGCGCCAATGCGCCAAGTGGCGAACACGGTGATGAGCAGTTCGATATTGCGCGGCAGCAAACCGGCGACCCGGTCGCCCTTGCGCACACCCTGGGCGAGAAGGAAATTGGCGAAACGCGCGGCCTGGTCCTGCAGATCGCTGAACGTGTACGTCGCGCTGGCGCCGTCGCGACCTTCCCAGAACAGCGCAATGCGCCCGGGCAAGGCATGGCGATCGCAACATTCGACACAGGCGTTGAGCGCCTCAAGCGTACCGCTGAGCGCGGCCTCCACGGTGTGCTGATAATTGAACTGTGCGGTGGCAGACAAGTAATCGCGCATTGCCAGAATCCCTCGGTGTTTTTATTAGGCTGGGAACCGTAAACAACAGGGGAATAGTCGCGCTGCGGGGCTTGGGCGGCAATGGTCAAAGCTATCAAAGTGGCTGACTGGTTTGGCCATGCCGGCTGACCTGATCGTTCCCACGTTCTGCGTGGGAATGCAGCCCCGGACGCTCCGCGTCCAGTCCGAAGCTGGAACGCGGAGCGTCCCTTGAGGCATTCCCACGCAGAGCATGGGAACGATCATCAAATGCGTTCCCCTGTGGGAGCGAGCTTGCTCGCGAAGGCGCCAGTATGAGCGCTGCGAAGTCCGGGTCAGACAACCTCATTCAGGATCAGCGTCCGGTAGTGCCCCGGATTCGACCCGGACCACTTGCGAAACGCTTTATAGAACGAACTCGCATCCGCAAAGCCCAGACGACTGGCAATCTCGACAAAACTGATCGAAGGCTCAGCCAGCCAGGCAATCGCCAACTCCTTGCGCACGCTGTCCTTGAGGCCTTGATAGGTCTGCCCCTCTTCGGCCAGGCGCCGGCGCAGGGTCGAGGCGGACATGCACAGTTGCTGGGCCAGTGCCTCGGTTTCGGGCCACTGTTCGGCTGGCAGTTGCCGTAGATCGTGCTTGATCCGGCTGGCGAGGCTTTGCGGGTCGCGGTACTTCACCAGAATGTTGGCCGGGGCGTGAGCCAGGAAGCGTTTCAGTTCTTCGGCACTACGCTTGATCGGCAGATCAAGGCAATCGGCGGAAAAAATCATCCGCGTGCGCGGGCGGTCGAAGCGCAGGTTGTCGGAGAACATCACCTGATAATCATCGATGAACTCCGGCTCAGCGCAACGCAGCTCAATTGCCAGAATCGGTATCCGCCGCCCCGCCAGCCAACAGGCGACGCCGTGGACGATCATCCAATAAGTGAAATAAGTGAAGGCGCGGCGCGGGTCTGCGTCGTCTTCGAGCAGGACGATTTCGGCGAGGCTCTGCTGACGCACCAGTTGCGCCGGCAGCCGTTCAAGCATCAACGACAAAAAACTCAAGCCACTCTCCAGACCCGCCGCCAACGTCGGTTGCGCCATCGCGCTGCGGCACAGAAAGGCCAGGCTGCCGGACTTGAGCTTGCGCGGGTCCATGCCGAAGAATTCGTCATCGCCGCGCCGGGCCAGCAGACGCCAGAGTCTGGCGTACTGCGAGGCCGGCACCCTGCCCTGATCCGTCATCAGCAACGCCGGATCGATGCCGACCTTGTTCAACGCCTCATCCGTGGCCGCGCCCGGCGCACAGCTTTGCAGCAGCGCTTCGCGCACCAGTTGGATCGCAATGGTGTCTTTTTCCGCCATGGAGCGATGTGAGCCTTGTTGTTTTTGGGTGGTGGGCATCTTAACCCAGCCTCCCGCCCCCACACAGTTCCCTTGTAGGAGTGAGCCTGCTCGCGATGGCGGTGTGTCAGCTAACAAGATGTGACTGATAGACCGATATCGCGAGCAGGCTCACGCCTACAGGGGATCTGTGTGAAACGAAGATTGTGTTTGTTCAGCTCAGGTTCAGCTAAATGTCAATCAATGCCATTTGGGAATGAGTGTCATTATGTTACAACTTAGCCACCTATCTAAATCACCGTGGTTGCCAAATGCTCGTTCCCTTTCTGATCATGCTGCGCGAAGGCATCGAGGCCGCGCTGATCGTTGGCATCATTGCCAGCTACCTGCAGCAAACCGGGCGTGGCCAGTGGATGCCCGCCGTGTGGATTGGCGTGTTCCTCGCCGCCGCCCTCGCCCTGCTGGTCGGCGGTGGTCTGGAACTGGTCAGCGCTGAATTCCCGCAAAAGCAACAGGAACTGTTCGAAGGCGTCGTCGGTTTGCTCGCGGTTGGCATTCTCAGTTCAATGGTGTTCTGGATGCGCAAGGTCGCCCGGTCGATCAAGCATTCGCTGCACGCCTCGCTGGATCAGGCGCTGACGGCATCGAACCATCAAGTCATTGCACTGATCGCCATGGTCTTTTTCGCCGTCGCTCGCGAAGGCCTGGAAACCGTGTTCTTCCTGCTCGCCGTGTTCCAGCAAAGCGAAGGTGCGGGCGCGCCGATCGGCGCCCTGCTCGGGCTGATGCTGGCGGTGATCGTCGGCTTCCTGATCTACAGCGGCAGCCTGCGCCTGAATCTCTCGGCGTTCTTCAAGTGGACCGGACTGTTCATCCTCGTGGTCGCCGCCGGGATTCTCGCCAACTCGGTGCAGGCGTTGCATGAAGCCGGACTGTGGAATCATCTGCAGACCGTGCTTTTCGATTTCAGCGCGACGCTGCCGATGGACGGCCCGCTCGGCTCGGTACTGGCCGGCATGTTCGGTTATCAGGATGCGCCGACCGTGAGCACCCTCGGCGCCTACCTGATTTACCTCTTGGTGGCGCTGGTGATGTTCTTCCTGCCGGCGCCCGGCCAAGCGGTGCCCACGACTTCCGTTTCCAGCCAATAAAGAGCCCCCATGTCTAACACTGAAAACCCTCAGGCCTCGCCTCCCCGTGCCCTGCGTTTGGCGCTGGCCGGCTCGGTGCTGCTGATGATCGCCGCCGGCGGGCTGTTCTGGTACGCCTCGAACATGGCGGCGGCCAAGCGCCAACACAACCACGACGAAATCGTCGTCAACATCCATCCGCACAGCTGCGAACCCAATGCGCTGACAGTGCCGGCCGGACGCGCCAGTTTCCGCATCGTCAACCGCTCCGAGCGTGCGGTCGAGTGGGAAATTCTCGATGGCGTGCTGGTGGTCGAAGAGCGTGAAAACATCGCGCCGGGCCTGAGCCAGGTGATCAACGCCAATCTGCAACCGGGCGACTACGCAATCACCTGTGGCTTGCTCAGCAACCCGCGCGGCACCTTGCACGTGACGCCGACGGCAGCCTCCGATGCCGCCGCCAGGGCCAAGCCGTCGATGGTCGCGTTCGTAGGACCGTTGTCGGAATTCCGTGTGTATCTGGCCGTTCAGGGCAGCGCCTTGATCAAAGCGGTGACGGCGCTGGATCAGGCGATTACCAGCGGCGATCTTGGTCAGGCGCAGGCGCTGTACCTGCCGGCGCGCGCCGCTTATCAGCGTCTGGCGCCGGCGGCGCAGCGTCTGGCCGAGCTGGATAACCGCATCAATGCCCGCGCCGATTACTTTGAAAAGCGCGAGCAGGACCCGGCTTTTGTCGGTTTCCATCGCCTCGAATATGCCCTGTTTCAGCAACGCAAACTCGACACCGCTGCGCCGATTGCCCAGCGCCTGCTCGCCGACGTCAGTGAGCTCAAACAACAGTTGCTCGCCCAGTCGCTGCCACCGGAGCAACTGGTCAGCATCGTCGTGCGCAACCTCAACAGCCTCGCCGACGTTCGCGCCGCCAGCGGTGAAGAGGAACGTTACAGCCACAGCGATCTCAACGGTTTCGCCGCCAACGCGCAAACCGCGCATAAGGTCGTCGACCTGTTGCGGCCAATGCTGAGCAAATCCGCCGCTGACCTGTTGCCAGACATCGACCAGGCGCTGGGCGACTTCGACAGCCAGCTCAACGCCCTCAACTCCGCCGACGGCTACGTCAGTTACGACGCCGTATCCGCCGAGCAACGCCAACAGATTGCCAACAACGCCAAGGCCCTGGCCACGGCTTTGAACGGCATCGACCCCGCCCTCGGCCTCTCCGGCCTGTAAGCAGAAGACCTATCGCGATGAAAGAAATCGAACCCCTCAATCTGCAGCGTCGTCGCGTCCTGATGGGCATGGGCGCCGCGGGTGTCGCCCTCGCCGGTTCGGCCCTCAGTTGCCCGGCCATGGCCGCCGCCACGGCGCAGGTGACCGAAGCGCCGAGCAGCGACAAGACCGAAGATCGCCACGATTTCCACGGTATGCACCAGGCGGGCGTCGTCACCCCACGCCCAGCCTCGGGCATGCTGGTGGCCTTCGATGTGCTGGCCAGCGATCGCGACGACCTTGAGCGGCTGTTTCGCACCCTCAACCAGCGCATCGCCTTTCTGATGAAGGGCGGCCCGGTGGCGCAGATCGATCCGAAACTGCCGCCGCCGGACTCCGGCATTCTCGGCCCGGTGGTCACCCCGGACAACCTGACCATTACCGTATCGGTGGGCGAATCGCTGTTCGATGAGCGCTTCGGACTGGCCGCGGTGAAACCCAAACGTCTGCAACGCATGGTCGGTTTTCCCAACGATGCGCTCGATGCCGACAGCTGCCACGGCGACCTGAGCCTGCAGTTCTGCGCGAACACCGCCGACACCAATATTCACGCCCTGCGCGATATCGTGAAAAACCTGCCAGACCTGTTGCTGGTGCGTTGGAAACAAGAAGGCAGCGTACCGCCCCAGGCGCCGACCAAACCCGGCGTACCGGCGCAATCGGCGCGCAACTTTCTCGGCTTTCGCGATGGTTCGGCCAACCCTGATTCCAACGATGGCAAAGCCATGGACCGGATCGTCTGGGTGCAGCCGGGCAGCGATGAGCCGGCCTGGGCGGCCCACGGCAGTTATCAAGCGGTACGCATCATCCGCAACTTTGTCGAGCGCTGGGATCGCACGCCGTTGCAGGAACAGGAAAGCATTCTTGGCCGGGTCAAAAGCAGCGGCGCGCCCATCGGCGGCCACAGCGAAAGCGAAGTGCCGGATTACAGCAAAGACCCAGCCGGCAAGCTGACCAAACTCGATGCGCACATTCGTCTGGCCAACCCGCGCACCGCCGCGAGCCAGGCCAACCTGATCCTGCGTCGGCCGTTCAACTATTCCAACGGCGTCAACAAAAACGGCCAGCTCGACATGGGCCTGCTGTTCATCTGCTACCAGGCCGATCTGGAAAAAGGCTTCATCACCGTGCAGACCCGCCTCAATGGCGAGCCGCTTGAGGAATACCTCAAACCGGTCGGCGGCGGTTATTTCTTCACCTTGCCGGGCGTCACCGGCGATCACGACTTCATCGGTCGCTCACTGCTTGCCGCCACATCCGCCCAAACAACCGCATGACACCCAACCGACACTGGAGCCGCCCCCATGAAAAAAACGCCACTCGCGTTATTGCTGACCCTTGGTTTGCTCAACACCCCGCTGTCGGCGTTCGCCGCCACGGCGCCGCTGGATCTGGTGGGGCCGGTGTCGGACTACAAGATTTATGTCACGGAAAAGCTCGACGAACTCGCCAGTCACACCCAGCAGTTCACCGATGCGGTGAAAAAAGGCGACTTGGCCACCGCGCAAAAGCTCTACGCGCCGACCCGTGTCTATTACGAGTCGATCGAGCCGATTGCCGAGCTGTTCAGTGACCTGGACGCGTCAATCGACTCGCGTGTCGACGACCATGAAAAAGGCGTGAAGGCTGAAGACTTCACCGGGTTCCATCGCATTGAATATTCGTTGTTTGCGGAAAAATCCACCAAGGGGCTGGATGCCCTGGCGGACGGTTTGAACAAAGACGTGCAGGATCTGCAAACCCGTGTCGCCAGCCTGACCTTCCCGCCCGAAAAAGTGGTGGGTGGCGCAGCGGCGCTGCTGGAGGAAGTCGCAGCGACGAAGATTTCCGGCGAGGAAGATCGCTACAGCCACACTGACCTGTACGACTTCCAGGGCAACATCGACGGCGCGAAAAAGATTGTCGATTTGTTCCGTGCGCAGATCGAACAGCAGGACAAGGCGTTTGTGGCCAAGGTCGACAAGAATTTTGCAACCGTGGATAAGATCCTCGCCCGGTACAAGACCGCCGATGGCGGCTTTGAAACCTACGACAAGGTCAAGGACAACGATCGCAAGGCGCTGGTCGGGCCGGTGAATACGCTGGCGGAAGATTTGTCGATGATGCGTGGGAAGTTGGGGCTTAACTGACCTTTTGTAGCGTCTGTCAGGGCCCTATCGCGAGCAGGCTCACTCCTACAATTGGAATGCGTTCCCCTGTAGGAGTGAGCCTGCTCGCGATAGCGGTTTTGGCTGCACTGCAAATTTGATCCCTTACAAAATCCGATACAACAACCGCTCAATCCGCACACGACTCACCCGCTTGAGAAACTTCGCCACCCCCGCCGGGTAATCCGGC
Proteins encoded in this window:
- a CDS encoding SDR family NAD(P)-dependent oxidoreductase, with protein sequence MQIDNKVFIVTGGASGLGAATAELLVNAGAKVMLVDMNAEALAAQAQRLGAQSVVADISNEAAAEAAVQATVAAFGSLNGLVNCAGIVRGEKILGKNGPHALASFAQVINVNLIGSFNMLRLAAAAIAESEANADGERGVIINTASVAAFDGQIGQAAYSASKGAIASLTLPAARELARFGIRVMTIAPGIFETPMMAGMTPEVRDSLAAGVPFPPRLGKPAEYAALVRHIIENSMLNGEVIRLDGALRMAAK
- a CDS encoding AMP-binding protein; translated protein: MRDYLSATAQFNYQHTVEAALSGTLEALNACVECCDRHALPGRIALFWEGRDGASATYTFSDLQDQAARFANFLLAQGVRKGDRVAGLLPRNIELLITVFATWRIGAVYQPLFTAFGPKALEHRLNSSGAKVVVTDAVNRSKLAEVADCPTIVTVGGSKGQGIVRGDFSFWAELGNHSNVCEPVLLNGEDPFLLMFTSGTTGPSKALSVPLKAIVAFQSYTRDAVDLRPEDAFWNVADPGWAYGIYFGVTGPLAMGHPITFYDGPFTLESTCRVINKYGITNLTGSPTAYRLLIAGGDTFAKSVKGKLRVVSSAGEPLNPEVIRWFADNLDVVIHDHYGQTELGMVLCNHHGLDHPVHIGAAGFASPGHRIVVLDEHYNELGAGQPGILAIDRGQSPMCWFGGYEGAPTKAFVGNYYLSGDTVEWNPDGSISFVGRSDDVITTSGYRVGPFDVESALIEHPAVVEAAVVGKPDPERTELVKAFVVLSAQYRAAPELAEELRQHVRKRLAAHSYPREIEFVSELPKTPSGKLQRFILRNQEIAKAQEAAAHNVSA
- a CDS encoding AraC family transcriptional regulator codes for the protein MAEKDTIAIQLVREALLQSCAPGAATDEALNKVGIDPALLMTDQGRVPASQYARLWRLLARRGDDEFFGMDPRKLKSGSLAFLCRSAMAQPTLAAGLESGLSFLSLMLERLPAQLVRQQSLAEIVLLEDDADPRRAFTYFTYWMIVHGVACWLAGRRIPILAIELRCAEPEFIDDYQVMFSDNLRFDRPRTRMIFSADCLDLPIKRSAEELKRFLAHAPANILVKYRDPQSLASRIKHDLRQLPAEQWPETEALAQQLCMSASTLRRRLAEEGQTYQGLKDSVRKELAIAWLAEPSISFVEIASRLGFADASSFYKAFRKWSGSNPGHYRTLILNEVV
- the efeU gene encoding iron uptake transporter permease EfeU: MLVPFLIMLREGIEAALIVGIIASYLQQTGRGQWMPAVWIGVFLAAALALLVGGGLELVSAEFPQKQQELFEGVVGLLAVGILSSMVFWMRKVARSIKHSLHASLDQALTASNHQVIALIAMVFFAVAREGLETVFFLLAVFQQSEGAGAPIGALLGLMLAVIVGFLIYSGSLRLNLSAFFKWTGLFILVVAAGILANSVQALHEAGLWNHLQTVLFDFSATLPMDGPLGSVLAGMFGYQDAPTVSTLGAYLIYLLVALVMFFLPAPGQAVPTTSVSSQ
- the efeO gene encoding iron uptake system protein EfeO, with protein sequence MSNTENPQASPPRALRLALAGSVLLMIAAGGLFWYASNMAAAKRQHNHDEIVVNIHPHSCEPNALTVPAGRASFRIVNRSERAVEWEILDGVLVVEERENIAPGLSQVINANLQPGDYAITCGLLSNPRGTLHVTPTAASDAAARAKPSMVAFVGPLSEFRVYLAVQGSALIKAVTALDQAITSGDLGQAQALYLPARAAYQRLAPAAQRLAELDNRINARADYFEKREQDPAFVGFHRLEYALFQQRKLDTAAPIAQRLLADVSELKQQLLAQSLPPEQLVSIVVRNLNSLADVRAASGEEERYSHSDLNGFAANAQTAHKVVDLLRPMLSKSAADLLPDIDQALGDFDSQLNALNSADGYVSYDAVSAEQRQQIANNAKALATALNGIDPALGLSGL
- the efeB gene encoding iron uptake transporter deferrochelatase/peroxidase subunit, giving the protein MKEIEPLNLQRRRVLMGMGAAGVALAGSALSCPAMAAATAQVTEAPSSDKTEDRHDFHGMHQAGVVTPRPASGMLVAFDVLASDRDDLERLFRTLNQRIAFLMKGGPVAQIDPKLPPPDSGILGPVVTPDNLTITVSVGESLFDERFGLAAVKPKRLQRMVGFPNDALDADSCHGDLSLQFCANTADTNIHALRDIVKNLPDLLLVRWKQEGSVPPQAPTKPGVPAQSARNFLGFRDGSANPDSNDGKAMDRIVWVQPGSDEPAWAAHGSYQAVRIIRNFVERWDRTPLQEQESILGRVKSSGAPIGGHSESEVPDYSKDPAGKLTKLDAHIRLANPRTAASQANLILRRPFNYSNGVNKNGQLDMGLLFICYQADLEKGFITVQTRLNGEPLEEYLKPVGGGYFFTLPGVTGDHDFIGRSLLAATSAQTTA
- the efeO gene encoding iron uptake system protein EfeO — protein: MKKTPLALLLTLGLLNTPLSAFAATAPLDLVGPVSDYKIYVTEKLDELASHTQQFTDAVKKGDLATAQKLYAPTRVYYESIEPIAELFSDLDASIDSRVDDHEKGVKAEDFTGFHRIEYSLFAEKSTKGLDALADGLNKDVQDLQTRVASLTFPPEKVVGGAAALLEEVAATKISGEEDRYSHTDLYDFQGNIDGAKKIVDLFRAQIEQQDKAFVAKVDKNFATVDKILARYKTADGGFETYDKVKDNDRKALVGPVNTLAEDLSMMRGKLGLN